A genomic stretch from Armatimonadota bacterium includes:
- a CDS encoding glycoside hydrolase family 127 protein has product MTRRTLLQALSASALPSFVMSFVPRSGDLRITPVPIEKVTIDDAFWAPKRRVWRDVTIHDCLSKFEVAFANFDRVRDGKTGGHVGAPWFDGLIYEMIRGIADFLRSEPSAELESEVDSLIDRIVAAADRRPDGYVNTYTQLQEPGHEWGLHGGLEVWQHEFYNAGALVDAGVHYYRATKKTKLLGAAVRLANTICDLISDETGRNLVPSHELPEEAMLGLYELLMEYPDLQSSVAGASNPQRYLDLAEFWIENRGRNCLTIDWSNRDRAGDEVRAMKDYDHGRPSWGDYAQDRTPILEQTEVVGHAVRSTLLCSAVAAVGRANGKTSYKAAATRLWENMVFKRMHITGGVGASANEEAFGADYQLPNDAYLETCAAVGAGFFHANMHQLTGHGRYADELERVLFNGVLCGVSVSGDRYTYQNPLVLDESRTRWSWHECPCCPPMFLKIMGAMPSYLYSTDSDSLYVNQFVGSRAEVELGGRSIQVVQTTEYPWNGAVRLAIETDGPAKFSLKIRVPGWASKPRLKVNGLMVEKASVVDGYVTVSQVWKSGDVVEFELDMPIRRVKADPHVTENQGNVAVVRGPLVYCFESCDCREPSASPRLAAGEPVLEAWEDRLGGIVAIKTGPHDAYAIPFFANGNRGPVKMQVWLPASI; this is encoded by the coding sequence ATGACTCGCCGCACCCTGCTCCAAGCCCTCTCGGCCAGCGCCCTTCCCTCATTTGTGATGTCTTTTGTGCCCCGATCTGGTGATCTTCGGATCACTCCGGTTCCGATTGAAAAGGTAACCATCGACGATGCGTTTTGGGCGCCCAAGAGAAGGGTTTGGCGGGATGTGACCATCCATGATTGCCTATCGAAGTTTGAAGTGGCATTTGCTAATTTCGACCGAGTTCGCGACGGCAAGACCGGGGGGCACGTCGGCGCTCCGTGGTTCGACGGTTTGATCTACGAGATGATTCGCGGGATTGCCGACTTCCTTCGGAGCGAGCCAAGCGCAGAATTGGAGTCGGAAGTTGACTCGTTAATCGACCGAATTGTGGCGGCGGCAGACCGGCGACCGGATGGGTACGTCAACACCTACACGCAACTGCAGGAGCCTGGGCACGAATGGGGCCTGCACGGCGGACTGGAGGTTTGGCAACACGAGTTCTACAATGCGGGGGCTCTGGTCGATGCGGGAGTGCACTACTATCGAGCGACGAAGAAGACCAAACTGCTCGGTGCGGCGGTGCGGCTGGCGAATACGATTTGCGATTTGATTTCCGATGAGACGGGCCGGAACCTGGTTCCCAGCCACGAGCTTCCCGAAGAGGCCATGCTCGGTTTGTACGAACTTTTGATGGAGTATCCCGACTTGCAGTCGTCTGTCGCAGGAGCGTCGAATCCTCAACGGTATCTGGACCTCGCTGAGTTTTGGATCGAAAATCGGGGTCGGAACTGTTTGACGATCGACTGGTCGAATCGGGATCGGGCGGGCGACGAGGTTCGCGCGATGAAGGACTACGATCATGGCCGCCCTTCGTGGGGTGACTACGCCCAAGATCGCACGCCGATTTTGGAGCAAACCGAGGTGGTGGGCCACGCGGTGCGTTCGACCCTTTTGTGCTCAGCAGTGGCGGCGGTTGGGCGGGCCAATGGGAAGACTTCCTACAAAGCGGCGGCGACCCGGCTATGGGAAAACATGGTTTTCAAGCGGATGCACATTACCGGTGGGGTTGGCGCGTCGGCGAATGAAGAAGCGTTTGGCGCGGATTATCAACTGCCGAACGATGCCTACTTGGAGACGTGTGCGGCGGTCGGGGCTGGGTTTTTCCACGCCAACATGCACCAGCTAACAGGCCACGGTCGGTACGCCGACGAGCTTGAGCGAGTTCTATTCAATGGTGTTTTGTGTGGCGTCTCGGTGAGCGGGGACCGTTACACGTATCAAAATCCGCTGGTGCTCGACGAATCGCGCACCAGGTGGAGTTGGCACGAGTGTCCTTGTTGTCCGCCGATGTTCCTGAAGATCATGGGGGCGATGCCGAGCTACCTTTATTCGACGGATTCGGACTCGCTGTATGTGAATCAGTTCGTAGGGAGTCGGGCCGAGGTGGAGTTGGGCGGACGTTCTATCCAGGTTGTTCAGACGACGGAGTATCCGTGGAATGGGGCGGTACGATTGGCGATCGAGACGGATGGCCCAGCAAAGTTTTCCCTCAAGATTCGGGTGCCGGGTTGGGCCTCGAAGCCTCGGTTGAAGGTCAATGGATTGATGGTCGAAAAAGCATCGGTCGTGGATGGCTATGTGACGGTTTCCCAGGTTTGGAAGTCGGGCGACGTCGTCGAGTTTGAACTGGACATGCCCATTCGACGGGTGAAGGCGGACCCTCATGTGACCGAGAATCAGGGCAACGTGGCTGTCGTCCGAGGGCCCCTGGTTTATTGCTTTGAATCGTGCGATTGCCGTGAGCCGTCCGCGTCTCCACGACTTGCTGCCGGTGAGCCGGTGCTGGAGGCTTGGGAGGATCGCCTGGGCGGCATCGTGGCCATAAAGACTGGCCCGCACGATGCCTATGCGATTCCGTTTTTTGCGAACGGTAACCGTGGTCCAGTGAAGATGCAGGTTTGGCTGCCTGCGTCGATTTAG
- a CDS encoding diguanylate cyclase yields the protein MRAANLSLFLSDQDMDMLGMKILPYRMLDRRGSVRDKDVRFVDLRVRRMALVVGFVSFIIAASLQVVAPPFLSVGFLYIVPVGVLSYWIGWEAGLSLVGAAMAVSLVVDKSMLGLHRDWQVGAYLATILLPLAGFSFFLGRLSAKLREYHFSSTTDRLTGLPNRTYLETFGSRIFSDHKKTQAEVVGVMIDCDRFKEINDAFGHAAGDQVLKILADVLNSEVRKTDLVCRLGGDEFFLMLFDVPEKVVKGVIGRIEDRFRRGVHEVGYESSLSVGVALGVQALDSVTEVLASADCQMYDRKGEKKSSVVAHFWR from the coding sequence ATGAGAGCGGCGAATCTCTCGCTTTTCTTGTCTGACCAAGACATGGATATGTTGGGAATGAAGATTCTTCCCTATAGGATGCTGGACCGTCGGGGTTCAGTTCGAGACAAGGATGTTCGTTTTGTCGACCTGAGAGTTCGAAGGATGGCTCTTGTCGTAGGCTTTGTTTCTTTTATCATTGCGGCAAGTCTTCAGGTCGTGGCTCCTCCGTTTCTATCGGTTGGGTTCCTTTACATCGTGCCGGTAGGCGTTCTTTCGTATTGGATTGGTTGGGAAGCTGGTCTATCTTTGGTCGGCGCGGCTATGGCTGTTAGCCTCGTAGTGGACAAGTCGATGCTTGGTCTCCATCGGGATTGGCAGGTTGGTGCCTATCTGGCGACGATCTTGCTTCCACTAGCCGGGTTTTCGTTCTTTCTTGGGCGGCTAAGCGCGAAATTGCGAGAGTATCACTTCTCGTCGACGACGGACCGTTTGACGGGGCTTCCGAATAGGACTTATCTGGAGACATTCGGTTCAAGGATTTTCTCCGACCATAAGAAGACCCAAGCCGAGGTCGTCGGGGTGATGATTGACTGCGACCGATTCAAGGAGATTAACGATGCTTTTGGGCACGCGGCCGGAGATCAGGTTCTAAAGATTCTTGCCGACGTCCTTAATAGCGAAGTCAGGAAAACGGATTTGGTCTGTCGGCTAGGCGGCGATGAGTTCTTTCTCATGCTGTTCGATGTGCCGGAGAAGGTTGTGAAAGGGGTCATCGGCAGAATTGAAGATCGATTTCGGCGTGGCGTTCACGAGGTCGGGTACGAGTCTTCGCTGTCGGTTGGAGTCGCTCTGGGCGTGCAGGCTCTCGATTCCGTGACCGAGGTCCTAGCTTCAGCGGATTGCCAAATGTACGACCGCAAAGGCGAGAAGAAATCGAGTGTCGTGGCCCACTTTTGGCGGTGA
- a CDS encoding PAS domain S-box protein, translated as MSNTGRCFIIVFFPERAENRTPYRSTAIALGVLTVVVALFVLAGWTFGISSFTSVLPGMATMKANTAITFVLLGSCLVARVVSVSSPAMQKGGRNLCLALGAGAFFLSLLTHFEDLFGWQLGIDQLIFADRNSPHALFPGRMSSGTSLCFALVSASLLIAEIFGEPRRWIGDLLAVVAACISLVALVGYAFDVIALYQMTLFGSMALHTAALLFALSIGALITLPQEGLMRHLTSPLFGGRMARPIFLIGIIFMFLIGLLTSRFGRNGTAPGSALAVATVANTAALGVVVWLSAAWMNQLDANRRATEVENARIAAMVRSSGAAIIGKDLDGVITSWNESAVKLYGYTAQEAIGQPITLIVPPKMMAEVAHIMSEIR; from the coding sequence GTGTCTAATACGGGTAGGTGTTTTATCATCGTTTTTTTTCCGGAGCGTGCTGAGAATCGAACCCCTTACAGATCTACAGCAATCGCTTTGGGTGTTCTGACCGTCGTCGTTGCGTTGTTTGTATTGGCGGGCTGGACCTTCGGAATATCGAGCTTCACCAGTGTTTTGCCCGGAATGGCGACGATGAAAGCGAATACCGCGATCACCTTCGTTCTTCTCGGTTCTTGTCTCGTGGCGCGTGTCGTCAGTGTGTCCTCTCCAGCCATGCAGAAGGGTGGTCGTAATTTGTGCCTTGCATTGGGTGCGGGGGCCTTCTTTCTATCTTTGCTGACGCACTTCGAAGATCTTTTTGGATGGCAGTTAGGTATCGACCAACTGATCTTCGCGGATCGAAACTCTCCTCATGCCCTCTTTCCTGGTCGGATGTCCTCGGGAACTTCTTTATGTTTTGCCTTGGTAAGCGCCTCGCTTCTGATCGCGGAGATTTTTGGCGAACCACGACGCTGGATTGGGGACTTGTTAGCGGTTGTGGCGGCGTGCATCAGCTTGGTGGCATTAGTGGGCTACGCCTTCGACGTCATTGCGCTTTACCAAATGACGCTTTTCGGCTCGATGGCGCTCCACACAGCCGCCCTGCTGTTTGCCCTTTCAATTGGAGCCTTGATCACTTTGCCGCAAGAAGGGCTGATGAGGCACCTCACCAGTCCGCTCTTTGGCGGGAGGATGGCAAGACCGATCTTCCTCATCGGCATTATCTTTATGTTCCTCATCGGACTTCTGACGAGCCGATTTGGCCGTAATGGAACCGCCCCTGGCTCGGCCCTTGCCGTTGCGACGGTGGCAAACACCGCAGCGCTTGGAGTCGTGGTTTGGTTATCGGCGGCCTGGATGAACCAACTTGACGCCAACCGTCGGGCAACAGAAGTTGAGAATGCCAGGATTGCCGCCATGGTTAGGTCATCTGGGGCGGCGATTATCGGCAAGGACTTGGATGGCGTTATTACGAGTTGGAACGAATCGGCGGTAAAGCTCTACGGTTACACGGCACAAGAAGCTATCGGGCAGCCAATCACCCTCATCGTTCCACCGAAGATGATGGCGGAGGTTGCTCACATCATGAGCGAAATTCGGTAG
- a CDS encoding PAS domain S-box protein, whose product MRRRKDGTLVEVSLSTSPTRDADGNLVGAAAVARDITDSKRMERLNEIIVEASPASIVMVNADGDIALVNSSTIETFGYQGDELIGQSVDVLLPEPLMAEHQALRRGFMQRPVARQMGAGRDLNARRKDGSEFPVEVGLSPVETVQGTFVLCTVIDITQRKEDEATIQQHVATLEQFNEELKRSNAELEQFAYIASHDLQEPLRMVVSYMGLFESRYKGKLDERADKYINYAVDGASRMQQLVNDLLAYSRVGSQGRPFVNIGVDRVLDQVLRGLSGAVAESGTQIKRDPMPEVMADELQLGQVFQNLIGNSIKFRGTEPLTIHIGVEEDDAFWTFSVSDNGIGVEPAYAERIFQMFQRLHERGVYEGSGIGLAISKKIIERHGGKIWLDAETKDGAQFRFTLPKKRMAA is encoded by the coding sequence GTGAGACGACGGAAGGATGGAACGCTTGTGGAAGTTTCGCTTTCTACTTCGCCTACGAGAGATGCCGATGGGAATCTGGTGGGGGCGGCGGCGGTTGCGCGCGACATCACCGATTCAAAACGCATGGAGCGCCTTAATGAGATCATCGTCGAAGCTTCACCAGCTTCCATCGTCATGGTCAATGCCGATGGAGATATTGCCCTCGTCAACAGTTCGACGATCGAAACGTTTGGATACCAGGGCGACGAACTGATTGGTCAGAGTGTAGACGTTCTGCTTCCCGAACCATTAATGGCCGAGCATCAGGCTCTTCGTAGGGGGTTTATGCAGCGTCCAGTTGCCCGGCAAATGGGGGCTGGTCGCGACCTCAATGCACGGCGGAAGGATGGCTCCGAGTTTCCGGTCGAGGTCGGGTTGAGCCCGGTAGAGACAGTTCAAGGCACTTTTGTTCTTTGTACCGTTATTGACATCACGCAGCGAAAAGAGGATGAAGCCACGATCCAGCAGCATGTCGCAACACTAGAGCAGTTCAACGAGGAGCTGAAGCGTTCGAACGCCGAATTGGAGCAGTTCGCCTACATCGCCTCTCATGACCTGCAAGAGCCCTTGCGGATGGTGGTGAGCTACATGGGGTTGTTCGAGTCGAGATACAAGGGCAAGCTCGACGAGCGGGCGGATAAGTACATCAATTACGCCGTGGACGGAGCCTCACGCATGCAGCAGTTGGTCAACGACCTGCTCGCCTACTCCCGCGTGGGTTCGCAGGGGAGGCCGTTTGTCAATATTGGTGTCGATCGGGTTTTGGATCAGGTACTTCGCGGCTTGTCGGGAGCCGTTGCCGAGTCAGGGACCCAGATCAAGCGCGACCCCATGCCCGAGGTCATGGCCGACGAGTTGCAGTTGGGGCAGGTCTTTCAGAACCTGATCGGTAATTCGATCAAGTTTCGGGGAACCGAACCTCTGACCATTCATATCGGCGTGGAGGAAGACGATGCTTTTTGGACGTTTTCGGTTTCGGATAACGGCATTGGGGTCGAGCCGGCCTATGCGGAGCGAATCTTTCAAATGTTTCAGCGGCTTCACGAACGTGGCGTGTACGAAGGAAGCGGTATTGGGCTCGCGATTTCGAAGAAGATTATCGAGCGGCACGGGGGGAAGATTTGGCTGGACGCCGAGACAAAAGACGGCGCTCAATTTCGGTTCACGCTTCCAAAGAAAAGGATGGCAGCATAA
- a CDS encoding response regulator, which yields MTHIKTFANRTVEILLVEDNPGDVDLARETMEESIIPISLVVAKDGVEAMNYLNKVGLAGDRMPDLVLLDLNLPKMDGRAVLEAMRANELLLLLPVIVLTSSDAEQDIAESYKKGANCYVKKPGDINHFRNVIRQIEEFWFTIVKLPPENYPPFELGGTVG from the coding sequence ATGACACATATAAAAACATTTGCCAACCGTACTGTAGAGATTTTGCTTGTCGAAGACAATCCTGGCGATGTCGACTTGGCGAGAGAGACGATGGAAGAAAGCATCATCCCTATCTCTTTAGTCGTCGCCAAAGATGGAGTTGAAGCCATGAACTACCTTAATAAAGTGGGGCTTGCCGGGGACCGAATGCCGGACCTGGTTTTGCTTGATCTAAATCTGCCAAAAATGGATGGGCGAGCTGTGCTAGAAGCAATGCGAGCTAACGAACTGCTCTTGCTCTTGCCTGTCATCGTTCTCACCTCGTCTGATGCCGAGCAGGACATCGCTGAAAGCTACAAGAAAGGAGCGAATTGCTATGTCAAGAAGCCAGGCGACATCAATCACTTCCGGAATGTCATTCGTCAAATCGAAGAGTTCTGGTTCACGATCGTCAAACTTCCGCCGGAAAATTATCCCCCTTTTGAGTTGGGAGGCACCGTTGGCTGA
- a CDS encoding response regulator, which translates to MSRSQATSITSGMSFVKSKSSGSRSSNFRRKIIPLLSWEAPLADFLDTRVLLLVEDNPGDADLVVELLEESGSHYKVVRATRMSEAVDKLKNSEVDVVLLDLRLPDSSGLDSLREIKSVAEQIPIVILTGLEDEALAMECINAGAQDYLAKSELKPISLKRTIGYAITRLREAQLRELQSLLDRYRTMSTHGSTTTVTSGLLGSAPVKERLSGEYDEFVAQYEQLMKEYLDLLILKREKPREQMEYMVTRLGDAGSGPRDLIDVHLEALDRASHGHTHERTRFLIVEGRLLALEMMGLLVDYYRTGSRRQRTWQGQL; encoded by the coding sequence ATGTCAAGAAGCCAGGCGACATCAATCACTTCCGGAATGTCATTCGTCAAATCGAAGAGTTCTGGTTCACGATCGTCAAACTTCCGCCGGAAAATTATCCCCCTTTTGAGTTGGGAGGCACCGTTGGCTGATTTCCTCGATACGCGGGTGCTTCTCCTGGTTGAAGACAATCCGGGCGACGCCGACCTCGTGGTCGAGCTCCTCGAAGAATCGGGCAGTCATTACAAAGTTGTGCGAGCCACGCGGATGTCAGAGGCGGTGGACAAACTGAAGAATTCCGAGGTTGACGTTGTCCTGCTTGACCTACGTCTTCCCGATTCAAGCGGGCTGGACTCTTTGCGTGAGATCAAGAGCGTTGCCGAGCAGATTCCAATCGTGATTCTGACCGGATTGGAGGATGAAGCACTGGCAATGGAGTGCATCAACGCCGGAGCGCAGGACTACTTGGCCAAGTCCGAATTGAAGCCGATTTCGCTCAAACGCACGATCGGTTACGCGATCACTCGACTTCGCGAGGCCCAATTGCGCGAGTTGCAGAGTCTCCTCGACCGGTACCGAACCATGTCGACTCATGGCTCAACGACGACGGTCACTTCTGGGTTGCTGGGATCGGCTCCGGTCAAGGAGCGGCTGTCGGGAGAGTACGACGAGTTCGTCGCTCAGTACGAGCAGCTCATGAAGGAGTACCTCGACCTTTTGATCCTGAAAAGGGAGAAGCCGCGCGAGCAAATGGAGTACATGGTGACCCGTCTCGGCGACGCTGGATCCGGTCCAAGGGACCTTATTGACGTTCACCTGGAAGCTCTTGATCGAGCTTCGCACGGTCACACCCATGAGCGCACAAGATTTCTTATCGTTGAAGGACGGCTTCTTGCATTAGAGATGATGGGATTACTCGTGGACTACTACCGAACTGGAAGCCGAAGGCAGAGAACCTGGCAGGGACAATTATGA
- the kaiB gene encoding circadian clock protein KaiB — protein MMKYRLRLYITGRTINSQTAIDNLRQICETDLKGNYRIEVIDVLEHPLLAEDEKILATPTLVKQLPEPVRKIIGDLSDREKVLLGLDLISSTIN, from the coding sequence ATTATGAAATACAGACTAAGACTCTATATCACTGGGCGTACGATTAACTCGCAGACGGCTATCGATAATTTGAGGCAAATTTGCGAGACGGACCTCAAGGGTAACTATAGAATTGAGGTCATCGACGTATTGGAACATCCGCTACTGGCGGAAGACGAGAAGATTCTTGCAACACCTACTCTGGTTAAACAATTGCCGGAGCCGGTGCGCAAAATCATTGGCGATCTCAGCGACAGGGAAAAGGTTTTGTTGGGTTTAGATTTAATTAGCTCGACGATCAATTAA
- the kaiC gene encoding circadian clock protein KaiC — MNSASTRYDLPRLITGIPGFDQITNGGLPEGRSTLIAGTAGSGKTVFAIQFLLIGIRDFDQPGVFVTFEEAPVDLVQNVRSFGWNLDELIKQKKFAIVDATPEPGEETLQTGNFDLAALMARIEHAIREVGAKRVVLDAVGALFPQFSDSNLIRRELHRIAGGLRKLKMTTMITMERTEEDGPVGRFGVEEFVADNVILSRNRLEHEKRRRTLEVLKFRGAIHQKGEYPFTIDQKDGVTIIPLSATELKQKSSDIRVSSGVPELDRMCGGGMYRDSIILVSGATGTGKTLTVTQYVKAAIEANERALLFAAEESREQLTRNATSWGVDFEKAQQDGLLRIVARYPEVMGLEDHLLQIRRDIEEFKPHRVAVDSMSAFERVSSMKSFREFVIGLTGHIKQLEITGLFTNTTSMLIGGESITETHISTITDTIILLRYVELQGEMRRGLTVLKMRGTWHEKNIREYVIDGDGMHIKDAFQGVNGIISGTPTYSYRDERQHLATMFPPEGSDVP; from the coding sequence ATGAATAGTGCATCAACAAGATATGACTTGCCAAGGCTCATAACGGGCATTCCTGGTTTCGACCAAATAACGAATGGTGGACTGCCAGAAGGACGATCAACACTTATCGCTGGAACGGCGGGAAGCGGAAAGACCGTCTTTGCAATTCAGTTCCTCCTGATTGGAATTCGCGACTTTGACCAACCTGGCGTCTTCGTCACCTTTGAAGAAGCCCCAGTCGACCTGGTTCAGAATGTTCGGTCGTTCGGGTGGAATCTGGATGAACTCATCAAGCAGAAGAAGTTCGCGATCGTCGACGCGACCCCGGAGCCAGGTGAGGAAACGCTTCAGACGGGCAACTTTGATCTAGCTGCTCTGATGGCTCGAATCGAGCATGCGATCCGCGAAGTTGGAGCAAAGAGAGTGGTGCTTGACGCGGTCGGTGCGTTGTTCCCCCAATTCAGCGATTCGAACCTGATTCGTCGTGAACTTCATCGAATCGCCGGTGGACTCCGCAAGCTAAAGATGACCACGATGATTACCATGGAGCGAACGGAGGAAGATGGCCCTGTCGGCCGGTTCGGTGTCGAGGAGTTTGTAGCCGATAACGTCATCCTTTCTCGCAACCGTCTTGAGCATGAAAAGCGCCGTCGAACGCTGGAGGTTCTGAAGTTCCGCGGCGCGATCCACCAAAAAGGCGAATATCCGTTCACGATCGATCAAAAGGATGGCGTCACCATCATTCCGCTTTCGGCCACCGAGCTTAAGCAAAAGTCTTCGGACATTCGAGTGTCTTCGGGTGTGCCGGAACTAGACCGGATGTGCGGAGGCGGCATGTACCGCGACTCCATCATTCTAGTCAGCGGCGCGACCGGTACAGGCAAGACTCTGACCGTGACCCAGTATGTGAAGGCGGCCATCGAGGCCAACGAACGAGCCTTGCTTTTCGCGGCAGAAGAGAGCCGCGAGCAGTTGACGCGAAACGCCACTTCGTGGGGCGTGGATTTTGAAAAGGCCCAGCAGGATGGGCTCCTGCGCATCGTGGCTCGATATCCGGAAGTCATGGGCCTGGAAGATCACCTTCTGCAGATTCGACGGGATATCGAAGAGTTCAAGCCTCACCGGGTTGCGGTTGACAGTATGTCGGCTTTCGAGCGAGTCTCGTCCATGAAGTCGTTCCGTGAGTTCGTCATCGGTCTGACGGGGCACATCAAACAGTTGGAGATTACGGGGCTTTTCACCAATACGACCTCGATGTTGATCGGCGGCGAATCGATTACGGAGACCCACATCTCGACAATTACCGACACGATCATCCTCCTGCGATACGTGGAACTCCAAGGTGAGATGCGTCGAGGTCTGACGGTCCTCAAGATGCGGGGAACCTGGCACGAAAAGAACATTCGAGAATACGTGATCGATGGCGACGGAATGCACATCAAAGACGCCTTCCAGGGTGTCAACGGCATCATCAGCGGGACGCCGACTTACAGCTATCGCGACGAGCGTCAGCACTTGGCGACTATGTTCCCGCCGGAAGGAAGCGATGTGCCGTGA
- a CDS encoding response regulator has translation MISSSVYRVLLVEDNPGDADLAREGLADITSCSFETRHVVSLRDALQALSKEKVDAVVLDLNLPDSQGLETLRAIQRHGEDSAIVVLSGAATHDMVIETLRTGAMDFVDKNAAPAQLIGRAVVSALRRNEAFELHRQTERLVSVNPDAMLVVDSKNVVQFVNEAALTLFGKERHELVGQTLFFSVREGRTTEIEVISKRETRFGEMNVVDISWNGAPAILASVRDVTRQRILTSQLQQSQKLQALGTLAAGIAHDLNNILNVVVGNAQLAKMQSDMGQSTEDTIASVVDAGNKGREFVSRILDFTRKRQSSLGAVDLEATVNEVANLVRTGVPLAVKLNVRCEEKLPKIYADPVQINQVILNLCSNAVQAIGDAPGQVDLVCELVSMGAEERSELFGVSEGPLVRLTVKDTGAGMSKEVQEQIFNPFFTTKVQGRGTGLGLAIVHNIMENHGGAITVQSELGKGTAFKLYFRLVTDLADLDTIEGRSMPMGTAQRVVYVDDDEALARIVRNQLRLLGYEIMAFTNSQDCLDYVRVKNDEVDLLIADYSMPYLDGISLIREVLLVRPDLPAVLASSVVRPEDIEAAKEVGAIDCVCKPFTIEEMADSMAKIFELVEARNAVRG, from the coding sequence GTGATCTCGTCTTCCGTTTATCGAGTGCTCCTGGTCGAGGATAATCCAGGAGATGCGGACCTCGCTCGCGAGGGGCTGGCCGACATCACAAGTTGCTCGTTTGAGACTCGCCATGTCGTCAGCCTTCGTGATGCGCTTCAGGCCCTGAGTAAGGAGAAGGTCGATGCCGTCGTGCTCGATCTGAACCTTCCCGATTCTCAGGGTTTGGAAACTTTGCGCGCCATTCAGCGTCATGGTGAGGACTCGGCGATCGTCGTTCTTTCCGGTGCTGCCACCCACGACATGGTGATCGAAACCTTGCGGACGGGAGCCATGGACTTTGTCGATAAGAATGCGGCACCCGCCCAACTGATCGGGCGTGCTGTGGTTAGTGCGCTCCGGCGAAATGAGGCGTTTGAGCTGCATCGACAAACAGAACGACTGGTCTCGGTCAACCCAGACGCAATGCTGGTTGTCGACTCCAAGAATGTTGTTCAATTTGTCAACGAAGCCGCCTTGACGCTCTTCGGAAAAGAACGGCATGAACTTGTGGGGCAAACACTGTTCTTCTCGGTGCGGGAAGGGCGGACAACGGAGATCGAGGTTATTTCGAAGCGGGAGACACGGTTCGGAGAAATGAACGTGGTCGATATTTCCTGGAACGGTGCTCCGGCGATTTTGGCGAGTGTTCGCGATGTGACCCGACAAAGAATTCTCACCTCTCAGCTCCAGCAGTCGCAAAAGCTTCAGGCGCTCGGCACGCTTGCTGCCGGCATTGCCCACGATCTCAACAATATTCTGAACGTCGTGGTTGGCAACGCCCAACTAGCCAAGATGCAATCCGATATGGGGCAGAGCACGGAAGACACGATCGCCAGCGTCGTCGACGCGGGCAACAAAGGGCGGGAATTTGTAAGCCGAATTCTGGACTTTACGCGAAAGCGGCAATCCAGCCTTGGAGCGGTCGATCTTGAAGCGACAGTGAACGAAGTGGCCAATCTCGTTCGCACGGGTGTGCCGTTGGCGGTCAAGCTGAATGTGCGGTGTGAAGAGAAGTTGCCCAAGATTTACGCTGATCCAGTGCAGATTAATCAGGTTATTTTGAATTTGTGTTCGAATGCGGTTCAAGCGATTGGGGATGCTCCGGGGCAGGTCGATTTGGTTTGTGAATTGGTTTCGATGGGGGCCGAAGAGCGTTCTGAGCTTTTTGGCGTCTCCGAGGGTCCGTTGGTGCGGCTGACGGTCAAGGATACGGGCGCCGGAATGAGCAAGGAAGTTCAGGAGCAGATTTTTAATCCATTCTTTACGACCAAGGTGCAGGGGCGCGGGACTGGACTTGGGTTGGCGATCGTTCACAACATCATGGAAAATCATGGTGGGGCGATTACGGTGCAGAGCGAGCTTGGTAAAGGCACCGCCTTCAAGCTGTATTTCCGGCTGGTGACCGACCTGGCCGATCTCGATACAATCGAGGGCCGGTCGATGCCGATGGGCACGGCACAGAGAGTCGTTTATGTGGACGATGATGAAGCCCTTGCCCGAATCGTGCGGAATCAACTGCGGTTGCTCGGATACGAAATCATGGCGTTTACCAACTCTCAAGACTGCCTGGACTATGTTCGAGTCAAGAACGACGAGGTGGACCTTCTGATTGCAGACTATTCAATGCCGTATCTCGACGGTATTTCGTTGATTCGCGAGGTGCTGTTGGTTCGACCGGACCTTCCGGCCGTTTTGGCGTCTAGCGTGGTTCGACCCGAGGATATTGAAGCTGCCAAGGAAGTCGGCGCCATTGATTGCGTGTGTAAGCCATTCACGATTGAAGAAATGGCGGATAGCATGGCAAAAATATTTGAATTGGTTGAAGCTAGAAATGCCGTTCGGGGCTAA
- a CDS encoding glyoxalase: MTPFIDDIDHVQLAAPEGCEDAARKFFGHLLGLPEIEKPEELRARGGCWFQLGPTQIHIGVQKDFRPAPKAHPAFCCQNIDALHDRLLRAGIDCEWDTTRPDIRRFYCHDPWGNRLEFTEPTRLPI; encoded by the coding sequence ATGACGCCTTTCATCGACGACATAGACCATGTCCAACTCGCTGCCCCCGAGGGTTGTGAAGACGCGGCTAGAAAGTTCTTCGGTCACCTCCTCGGCCTCCCAGAAATCGAAAAGCCAGAGGAACTTAGGGCACGTGGCGGATGCTGGTTCCAACTCGGCCCGACCCAAATCCATATTGGCGTCCAAAAAGACTTCCGTCCAGCCCCCAAAGCCCATCCCGCCTTCTGTTGCCAAAACATCGATGCCTTGCACGACCGTCTATTACGAGCGGGAATCGACTGTGAATGGGACACGACTCGGCCTGACATCCGCCGCTTCTACTGTCACGACCCATGGGGAAATCGGCTCGAATTCACCGAGCCGACTCGACTTCCAATTTAG